One Oryza sativa Japonica Group chromosome 8, ASM3414082v1 DNA window includes the following coding sequences:
- the LOC4344961 gene encoding VIN3-like protein 2 isoform X4: MDPGKHNGMSLKDRRELVYEVSQWPQGASEILQCWTRRDLLELICAELGKERKYTNVPKSKMIAYLLKLVLRKNGQPKDDNANASILGQNNKDDTEKKENEEQPHHFSRSAKSDSSMCREAQAGSTAVCRNVACQATLNSGDAYCKRCSCCICHKYDENKDPSLWLVCSSDTPYSGYSCGTSCHLKCALKNKKAGIFKNGCNKKSDGSFYCVWCGKMNWLMRNLRKQLAIARESRRVDVLCERLSLTHKMVKGSERYRELANIINSAVKILEKEVGCALDQVSAITGRGIVNRLCCGADVQKLCSCALEMVDSTLSSTLDFETNNNLEAPEILSTFAGPQPQVFFVEITPFSVLVVLKYQDNIAEEIDGCKVWHRSANMANYPAEPTCHVLRPNTRSLFSGLSPSTEYFFKVLPFGCSQGYGEWEVKCSTRSLNHGSSQCSTQNSESMSIKEDLEQHQKNELNLKNKQWWGIQYDSPSANSNENDVCPDLHPKRAKLAKLDGASDNDESQLLPTSEVLPFMSSNSSLSEVPSKPDWVSSTPDSACKNHVERQYEYSVKVIRWLEHEGHMDKDFRVKFLTWFSLKASAQERRIVNAFVDALVSDPASLVAQLIDSFMEVVCSKEKPAQPNGGCCNLWH; encoded by the exons ATGGACCCGGGAAAACACAATGGAATGAGTCTGAAGGACAGAAGAGAATTAGTATATGAAGTTTCACAATGGCCACAAGGTGCCTCTGAGATTTTACAATGTTGGACTCGCAGAGATCTTCTTGAGCTTATCTGTGCTGAGTTGGGCAAGGAGAGGAAATACACTAATGTTCCAAAATCTAAAATGATTGCTTATCTGTTAAAATTAGTTTTACGAAAGAATGGACAGCCAAAGGATGATAATGCAAATGCTTCAATTTTGGGGCAGAATAACAAAGATGAcacagagaagaaagaaaatgagGAACAGCCACATCATTTCAGCAGAAGTGCAAAGTCTGACTCATCAATGTGCAGAGAGGCCCAAGCTGGTAGCACAGCGGTATGCCGAAATGTTGCATGCCAGGCTACTTTGAACTCTGGAGATGCGTATTGCAAGCGTTGCTCTTGCTGCATTTGCCATAAATATGATGAGAACAAAGATCCTAGCTTATGGTTGGTTTGCAGCTCTGATACACCGTACTCTGGCTATTCATGCGGCACATCATGCCACCTAAAGTGTGCTCTAAAGAATAAAAAAGCTGGCATTTTCAAGAATGGGTGCAACAAGAAGTCAGATGGTAGTTTTTACTGTGTTTGGTGTGGGAAGATGAACTGGCTAATGAG GAATCTGCGTAAGCAGCTGGCAATTGCAAGAGAATCTAGAAGAGTTGATGTACTGTGTGAGCGTTTGTCACTGACTCATAAAATGGTGAAAGGGTCTGAACGTTACAGGGAACTGGCAAACATAATCAACTCAGCTGTGAAAATACTTGAGAAAGAAGTTGGTTGTGCATTAGATCAAGTGTCTGCAATCACGGGGCGGGGCATCGTGAACCGGCTTTGTTGTGGTGCTGATGTTCAAAAACTTTGTTCATGTGCACTAGAAATGGTAGACTCCACATTGAGTAGCACCCTGGACTTCGAAACAAACAATAATCTGGAAGCGCCAG AGATTTTATCCACTTTTGCAGGTCCCCAGCCTCAAGTATTTTTTGTGGAGATTACTCCATTTTCTGTGCTTGTTGTATTGAAGTACCAGGATAATATCGCTGAGGAGATTGATGGTTGCAAAGTTTGGCACCGAAGTGCAAACATGGCCAACTATCCAGCAGAGCCCACTTGCCACGTTCTTAGACCAAATACAAGGAGTCTTTTTTCAGGTCTAAGCCCTTCTACTGAGTATTTCTTCAAGGTTTTGCCTTTTGGCTGTTCACAGGGATATGGCGAATGGGAGGTAAAATGCTCTACACGAAGCCTTAACCATGGCAGCAGCCAGTGCTCAACACAGAATTCCGAGAGTATGTCCATCAAGGAGGATTTGGAGCAGCATCAGAAAAATGAGTTGAATCTGAAGAACAAGCAGTGGTGGGGCATTCAATATGACTCACCCTCGGCAAACTCGAATGAGAACGATGTGTGTCCTGACCTGCACCCTAAGCGAGCTAAGCTCGCAAAGTTGGACGGTGCAAGTGACAACGACGAAAGCCAGTTGCTGCCAACATCAGAAGTTTTACCATTCATGAGCTCTAATTCTTCACTTTCAGAAGTTCCAAGCAAACCTGACTGGGTTAGCAGCACCCCAGATTCCGCCTGCAAGAACCATGTTGAGAGGCAGTATGAATACAGTGTGAAGGTCATTAGATGGCTGGAGCATGAAGGGCACATGGACAAGGATTTCCGCGTGAAGTTCCTCACATGGTTTAGCCTGAAGGCGTCGGCACAGGAGCGACGCATTGTGAACGCCTTCGTAGATGCTCTGGTGAGTGATCCTGCGAGCCTGGTAGCACAACTGATTGATTCGTTTATGGAGGTTGTCTGCAGCAAGGAGAAGCCTGCTCAGCCGAATGGTGGGTGCTGCAACCTTTGGCATTAG
- the LOC4344961 gene encoding VIN3-like protein 2 isoform X3 — translation MLNKGFFMDPGKHNGMSLKDRRELVYEVSQWPQGASEILQCWTRRDLLELICAELGKERKYTNVPKSKMIAYLLKLVLRKNGQPKDDNANASILGQNNKDDTEKKENEEQPHHFSRSAKSDSSMCREAQAGSTAVCRNVACQATLNSGDAYCKRCSCCICHKYDENKDPSLWLVCSSDTPYSGYSCGTSCHLKCALKNKKAGIFKNGCNKKSDGSFYCVWCGKMNWLMRNLRKQLAIARESRRVDVLCERLSLTHKMVKGSERYRELANIINSAVKILEKEVGCALDQVSAITGRGIVNRLCCGADVQKLCSCALEMVDSTLSSTLDFETNNNLEAPGPQPQVFFVEITPFSVLVVLKYQDNIAEEIDGCKVWHRSANMANYPAEPTCHVLRPNTRSLFSGLSPSTEYFFKVLPFGCSQGYGEWEVKCSTRSLNHGSSQCSTQNSESMSIKEDLEQHQKNELNLKNKQWWGIQYDSPSANSNENDVCPDLHPKRAKLAKLDGASDNDESQLLPTSEVLPFMSSNSSLSEVPSKPDWVSSTPDSACKNHVERQYEYSVKVIRWLEHEGHMDKDFRVKFLTWFSLKASAQERRIVNAFVDALVSDPASLVAQLIDSFMEVVCSKEKPAQPNGGCCNLWH, via the exons GATTTTTCATGGACCCGGGAAAACACAATGGAATGAGTCTGAAGGACAGAAGAGAATTAGTATATGAAGTTTCACAATGGCCACAAGGTGCCTCTGAGATTTTACAATGTTGGACTCGCAGAGATCTTCTTGAGCTTATCTGTGCTGAGTTGGGCAAGGAGAGGAAATACACTAATGTTCCAAAATCTAAAATGATTGCTTATCTGTTAAAATTAGTTTTACGAAAGAATGGACAGCCAAAGGATGATAATGCAAATGCTTCAATTTTGGGGCAGAATAACAAAGATGAcacagagaagaaagaaaatgagGAACAGCCACATCATTTCAGCAGAAGTGCAAAGTCTGACTCATCAATGTGCAGAGAGGCCCAAGCTGGTAGCACAGCGGTATGCCGAAATGTTGCATGCCAGGCTACTTTGAACTCTGGAGATGCGTATTGCAAGCGTTGCTCTTGCTGCATTTGCCATAAATATGATGAGAACAAAGATCCTAGCTTATGGTTGGTTTGCAGCTCTGATACACCGTACTCTGGCTATTCATGCGGCACATCATGCCACCTAAAGTGTGCTCTAAAGAATAAAAAAGCTGGCATTTTCAAGAATGGGTGCAACAAGAAGTCAGATGGTAGTTTTTACTGTGTTTGGTGTGGGAAGATGAACTGGCTAATGAG GAATCTGCGTAAGCAGCTGGCAATTGCAAGAGAATCTAGAAGAGTTGATGTACTGTGTGAGCGTTTGTCACTGACTCATAAAATGGTGAAAGGGTCTGAACGTTACAGGGAACTGGCAAACATAATCAACTCAGCTGTGAAAATACTTGAGAAAGAAGTTGGTTGTGCATTAGATCAAGTGTCTGCAATCACGGGGCGGGGCATCGTGAACCGGCTTTGTTGTGGTGCTGATGTTCAAAAACTTTGTTCATGTGCACTAGAAATGGTAGACTCCACATTGAGTAGCACCCTGGACTTCGAAACAAACAATAATCTGGAAGCGCCAG GTCCCCAGCCTCAAGTATTTTTTGTGGAGATTACTCCATTTTCTGTGCTTGTTGTATTGAAGTACCAGGATAATATCGCTGAGGAGATTGATGGTTGCAAAGTTTGGCACCGAAGTGCAAACATGGCCAACTATCCAGCAGAGCCCACTTGCCACGTTCTTAGACCAAATACAAGGAGTCTTTTTTCAGGTCTAAGCCCTTCTACTGAGTATTTCTTCAAGGTTTTGCCTTTTGGCTGTTCACAGGGATATGGCGAATGGGAGGTAAAATGCTCTACACGAAGCCTTAACCATGGCAGCAGCCAGTGCTCAACACAGAATTCCGAGAGTATGTCCATCAAGGAGGATTTGGAGCAGCATCAGAAAAATGAGTTGAATCTGAAGAACAAGCAGTGGTGGGGCATTCAATATGACTCACCCTCGGCAAACTCGAATGAGAACGATGTGTGTCCTGACCTGCACCCTAAGCGAGCTAAGCTCGCAAAGTTGGACGGTGCAAGTGACAACGACGAAAGCCAGTTGCTGCCAACATCAGAAGTTTTACCATTCATGAGCTCTAATTCTTCACTTTCAGAAGTTCCAAGCAAACCTGACTGGGTTAGCAGCACCCCAGATTCCGCCTGCAAGAACCATGTTGAGAGGCAGTATGAATACAGTGTGAAGGTCATTAGATGGCTGGAGCATGAAGGGCACATGGACAAGGATTTCCGCGTGAAGTTCCTCACATGGTTTAGCCTGAAGGCGTCGGCACAGGAGCGACGCATTGTGAACGCCTTCGTAGATGCTCTGGTGAGTGATCCTGCGAGCCTGGTAGCACAACTGATTGATTCGTTTATGGAGGTTGTCTGCAGCAAGGAGAAGCCTGCTCAGCCGAATGGTGGGTGCTGCAACCTTTGGCATTAG